In Drosophila miranda strain MSH22 chromosome Y unlocalized genomic scaffold, D.miranda_PacBio2.1 Contig_Y3_pilon, whole genome shotgun sequence, a single window of DNA contains:
- the LOC117194442 gene encoding uncharacterized protein LOC117194442: MDMEYANINKFNDRDLATRMRNSNYEKYKSLVRMHLSFELELNTDEFDMPYHEIVYEDKGKIKKWNRLSKKNRGPATGCTAGAGSKSAGNSPTETLQQQIDAGFLMHLEELKEFLMLEKNLTQEGLFRKTGAVSR, translated from the exons ATGGACATGGAATACGCCAACATCAATAAATTTAATGACCGCGACCTAGCGACACGCATGCGCAACAGCAATTATGAAAAATACAAGTCTCTGGTGCGCATGCACCTTTCCTTCGAGCTGGAACTAAACACCGACGA GTTCGACATGCCGTACCATGAAATCGTCTACGAAGATAAGGGCAAGATAAAGAAGTGGAATCGCCTCTCCAAGAAGAATCGCGGACCTGCCACAGGCTGCACGGCTGGGGCAGGCAGTAAGTCGGCGGGCAACAGTCCCACTGAAACGCTGCAGCAACAAATTGATGCAGGCTTTCTGATGCACCTGGAGGAGCTCAAAGAGTTTCTTATGCTGGAGAAGA ATCTCACCCAGGAGGGACTATTTCGCAAGACAGGAGCCGTTTCCAGGTAG
- the LOC117194439 gene encoding uncharacterized protein LOC117194439 isoform X1 has protein sequence MDMEYANINEFNDRDLATRMRNSNYEKYKSLVRMHLSFELELNTDEFDMPYHEIVYEDKGKIKKWNRLSKKNRGPATGCTAGAGSKSAGNSPTETLQQQIDAGFLMHLEELKEFLMLEKNLTQEGLFRKTGAVSRQNELRMHIQHDQPLDLELTGFSAHDCATVFKSFLAELPEPLLTDDHYPAHLQIAPLSQALMGGSGGGYRRAPTTSSQLGAAASSPAPRRASRVTAAHY, from the exons ATGGACATGGAATACGCCAACATCAATGAATTTAATGACCGCGACCTAGCGACACGCATGCGCAACAGCAATTATGAAAAATACAAGTCTCTGGTGCGCATGCACCTCTCCTTCGAGCTGGAACTAAACACCGACGA GTTCGACATGCCGTACCATGAAATCGTCTACGAAGATAAGGGCAAGATAAAGAAGTGGAATCGCCTCTCCAAGAAGAATCGCGGACCTGCCACAGGCTGCACGGCTGGGGCAGGCAGTAAGTCGGCGGGCAACAGTCCCACTGAAACGCTGCAGCAACAAATTGATGCAGGCTTTCTGATGCACCTGGAGGAGCTCAAAGAGTTTCTTATGCTGGAGAAGA ATCTCACCCAGGAGGGACTATTTCGCAAGACAGGAGCCGTTTCCAGGCAGAACGAGCTACGAATGCACATACAGCACGACCAGCCCTTGGATTTGGAACTGACAGGATTCTCGGCTCACGACTGTGCCACTGTTTTTAAGAGCTTTCTGGCCGAGCTGCCAGAGCCTTTGCTTACAGACGACCACTATCCAGCACATCTTCAGATAGCGCCGCTTAGCCAGGCATTAATGGGGGGGTCAGGTGGCGGCTACCGCAGAGCGCCAACAACATCTTCTCAACTCGGTGCAGCTGCTTCTTCTCCTGCTCCCCGAAGAGCATCGCGAGTTACTGCAGCACATTATTAA
- the LOC117194439 gene encoding uncharacterized protein LOC117194439 isoform X2, whose protein sequence is MRNSNYEKYKSLVRMHLSFELELNTDEFDMPYHEIVYEDKGKIKKWNRLSKKNRGPATGCTAGAGSKSAGNSPTETLQQQIDAGFLMHLEELKEFLMLEKNLTQEGLFRKTGAVSRQNELRMHIQHDQPLDLELTGFSAHDCATVFKSFLAELPEPLLTDDHYPAHLQIAPLSQALMGGSGGGYRRAPTTSSQLGAAASSPAPRRASRVTAAHY, encoded by the exons ATGCGCAACAGCAATTATGAAAAATACAAGTCTCTGGTGCGCATGCACCTTTCCTTCGAGCTGGAACTAAACACCGACGA GTTCGACATGCCGTACCATGAAATCGTCTACGAAGATAAGGGCAAGATAAAGAAGTGGAATCGCCTCTCCAAGAAGAATCGCGGACCTGCCACAGGCTGCACGGCTGGGGCAGGCAGTAAGTCGGCGGGCAACAGTCCCACTGAAACGCTGCAGCAACAAATTGATGCAGGCTTTCTGATGCACCTGGAGGAGCTCAAAGAGTTTCTTATGCTGGAGAAGA ATCTCACCCAGGAGGGACTATTTCGCAAGACAGGAGCCGTTTCCAGGCAGAACGAGCTACGAATGCACATACAGCACGACCAGCCCTTGGATTTGGAACTGACAGGATTCTCGGCTCACGACTGTGCCACTGTTTTTAAGAGCTTTCTGGCCGAGCTGCCAGAGCCTTTGCTTACAGACGACCACTATCCAGCACATCTTCAGATAGCGCCGCTTAGCCAGGCATTAATGGGGGGGTCAGGTGGCGGCTACCGCAGAGCGCCAACAACATCTTCTCAACTCGGTGCAGCTGCTTCTTCTCCTGCTCCCCGAAGAGCATCGCGAGTTACTGCAGCACATTATTAA
- the LOC117194435 gene encoding rho GTPase-activating protein 19-like, with protein MDMEYANINEFNDRDLATRMRNSNYEKYKSLVRMHLSFELELNTDEFDMPCHEIVYEDKGKIKKWNRLSKNNRGPATGCTAGAGSKSAGNSPTETLQQQIDAGFLMHLEELKEFLMLEKNLTQEGLFRKTGAVSRQNELRMHIQHDQPLDLELTGFSAHDCATVFKSFLADLPEPLLTDAHYPAHLQIAPLSQALMGGQVAATAERQQHLLNSVQLLLLLLPEEHRELLQHIIKMLHSVAAREESNMMSAENLAILFTPHLICPRQMPPEALHYTAKKMSSIVSYMIQQGLEIFEVPGKLATDIRAYFLERKRKKTMSPEQTLEESISDDSTVNTVYTFVDRAATAAANNSNYTDTALAQLYAHIQSLPESSKKRRLIKQFNKQNGQGTPLQVIARSSSVP; from the exons ATGGACATGGAATACGCCAACATCAATGAATTTAATGACCGCGACCTAGCGACACGCATGCGCAACAGCAATTATGAAAAATACAAGTCTCTGGTGCGCATGCACCTCTCCTTCGAGCTGGAACTAAACACCGACGA GTTCGACATGCCGTGCCATGAAATCGTCTACGAAGATAAGGGCAAGATAAAGAAGTGGAATCGCCTCTCCAAGAATAATCGCGGACCTGCCACAGGCTGCACGGCTGGGGCAGGCAGTAAGTCGGCGGGCAACAGTCCCACTGAAACGCTGCAGCAACAAATTGATGCAGGCTTTCTGATGCACCTGGAGGAGCTCAAAGAGTTTCTTATGCTGGAGAAGA ATCTCACCCAGGAGGGACTATTTCGCAAGACAGGAGCCGTTTCCAGGCAGAACGAGCTACGAATGCACATACAGCACGACCAGCCCTTGGATTTGGAACTGACAGGATTCTCGGCTCACGACTGTGCCACTGTTTTTAAGAGCTTTCTGGCCGATCTGCCAGAGCCTTTGCTTACAGACGCCCACTATCCAGCACATCTTCAGATAGCGCCGCTTAGCCAGGCATTAATGGGGGGTCAGGTGGCGGCTACCGCAGAGCGCCAACAACATCTTCTCAACTCGGTGCAgctgctccttctcctgctcccCGAAGAGCATCGCGAGTTACTGCAGCACATTATTAAAATGCTCCATTCGGTGGCAGCGCGTGAGGAGAGCAACATGATGTCCGCGGAGAATTTGGCCATCTTGTTTACACCGCACCTGATTTGCCCCAGGCAAATGCCGCCTGAGGCGCTCCACTATACGGCGAAGAAGATGTCCAGCATTGTGTCCTACATGATTCAGCAGGGTCTGGAAATCTTCGAAGTTCCCGGAAAGCTAGCCACCGATATTCGGGCGTACTTTCTTGAGCGCAAACGCAAAAAAACCATGTCACCGGAGCAAACCCTTGAAGAATCCATCTCGGACGACTCGACGGTCAACACGGTGTACACTTTTGTAGATCGTGCCGCCACGGCAGcggcaaacaacagcaattACACGGATACTGCACTGGCGCAGCTGTACGCGCACATTCAGAGCCTTCCGGAGTCCTCCAAGAAGCGTCGCCTCATCAAGCAGTTTAACAAGCAAAACGGACAAG GCACACCGCTGCAGGTCATCGCGAGGAGCTCCAGCGTGCCATAA